A genomic window from Pseudomonas alcaligenes includes:
- a CDS encoding PolC-type DNA polymerase III — MKKKLLDWLRPACDPRCDQLPAPRPLDDRPLAQQRLVVVDLETSGLNLQRDQLLAIGAVVIEDGAIDLRQQFECTLHRPGHQASASTLIHGIAPSAIAAGRDPAEALLEFMAFVGDSPLLAFHAAFDQHMLQRSLRESLGYRLQHPFVDVAELAPLLCPQGPRQRAGLDDWLALFQLQASERHHASADALATAELALILFSKARRQDLDSLAELQCQCLARRRRQLAPSL, encoded by the coding sequence ATGAAGAAGAAGCTGCTCGACTGGCTGCGTCCCGCCTGCGACCCGCGCTGCGACCAGCTGCCGGCGCCGCGCCCGCTGGACGACCGCCCGCTGGCGCAGCAGCGCCTGGTGGTGGTGGACCTGGAAACCAGCGGCCTCAACCTGCAGCGCGACCAGCTGCTGGCCATCGGCGCGGTGGTGATCGAAGACGGCGCCATCGACCTGCGCCAGCAATTCGAATGCACCCTGCACCGTCCCGGCCACCAGGCCAGCGCCAGCACCCTGATCCACGGCATCGCGCCCAGCGCCATCGCCGCCGGGCGCGATCCGGCCGAAGCACTGCTGGAATTCATGGCCTTCGTCGGCGACAGCCCGCTGCTGGCTTTCCATGCCGCCTTCGACCAGCACATGCTGCAGCGCTCCCTGCGCGAGAGCCTGGGCTATCGCCTGCAGCACCCCTTCGTCGATGTCGCCGAGCTGGCCCCGCTGCTCTGCCCGCAAGGCCCGCGCCAGCGCGCCGGGCTGGACGACTGGCTGGCCCTGTTCCAGCTCCAGGCCAGCGAGCGCCACCACGCCAGTGCCGATGCCCTGGCCACCGCCGAACTGGCCCTGATCCTGTTCAGCAAGGCCCGCCGCCAGGACCTGGACAGCCTGGCCGAGCTGCAGTGCCAGTGCCTGGCACGCCGGCGCCGGCAGCTGGCGCCCTCGCTTTGA